A region of Sesamum indicum cultivar Zhongzhi No. 13 linkage group LG7, S_indicum_v1.0, whole genome shotgun sequence DNA encodes the following proteins:
- the LOC105166394 gene encoding transmembrane 9 superfamily member 11 translates to MESFRNVKIWAMLIFMAFVQLGQGFYLPGSYPHKYGIGDYLNMKVNSLTSIDTEIPFSYYSLPFCQPKEGIKDSAENLGELLMGDRIENSPYRFKMYTNESDIFLCQTKPLSADEFKLLKKRIDEMYQVNVILDNLPAIRYTKKDGFMLRWTGYPVGVKVQDAYYVFNHLKFMVLVHKYEDNVARVMGTGDAAEVIPTIGNAGSNVPGYMVVGFEVVPCSFQHNADLLKNLNMYDKYPNPINCDPGMVAMAIKENEPLAFTYEVTFVESDIKWPSRWDAYLKMEGSKVHWFSILNSLMVITFLAGIVLVIFLRTVRRDLTRYEELDKEAQAQMNEELSGWKLVVGDVFRAPTNPSLLCVMVGDGVQILGMAVVTILFAALGFMSPASRGTLITGMLFFYMILGIAAGYVAVRLWRTILGGANKGWFSVAWRVACFFPGISFLILTTLNFLLWGSKSTGAIPFSLFVVLILLWFCISVPLTLVGGFFGARAPPIEYPVRTNQIPREIPAQKYPSWLLVLGAGTLPFGTLFIELFFIMSSIWMGRVYYVFGFLLIVLILLVVVCAEVSLVLTYMHLCVEDWRWWWKSFFASGSVAIYIFLYSVNYLIFDLKSLSGPVSATLYLGYSLFMVLAIMLATGTVGFLSSFWFVHYLFSSVKLD, encoded by the coding sequence ATGGAATCTTTTCGCAATGTGAAGATCTGGGCCATGCTTATTTTCATGGCGTTTGTCCAACTAGGCCAGGGGTTTTATCTCCCTGGTAGTTACCCTCACAAGTATGGAATCGGTGATTACTTGAATATGAAGGTCAATTCTTTGACTTCAATTGACACTGAGATTCCCTTTAGCTATTATAGTTTGCCATTTTGCCAGCCGAAAGAGGGTATTAAGGACAGTGCTGAAAATCTTGGTGAGCTCCTTATGGGTGATAGGATTGAGAATTCTCCGTATAGGTTTAAGATGTATACCAATGAGTCCGATATTTTTCTATGCCAAACTAAGCCTTTGTCGGCTGATGAGTTTAAGCTATTGAAAAAGAGGATTGATGAGATGTACCAGGTGAATGTGATTCTAGATAACCTGCCCGCGATTCGGTATACTAAGAAGGATGGTTTTATGTTGAGGTGGACTGGTTACCCGGTCGGTGTGAAGGTGCAGGATGCCTATTATGTGTTCAATCACCTTAAATTCATGGTTCTTGTTCATAAGTATGAGGATAATGTAGCTCGTGTTATGGGTACTGGGGATGCAGCTGAGGTGATCCCTACAATTGGAAATGCGGGATCCAATGTGCCTGGATACATGGTTGTTGGATTTGAGGTGGTGCCTTGTAGTTTCCAGCATAATGCTGACTTGTTGAAGAACTTGAATATGTATGACAAGTATCCAAATCCAATTAACTGCGATCCAGGCATGGTGGCCATGGCTATTAAGGAGAATGAGCCGCTGGCTTTTACGTATGAGGTGACATTTGTGGAGAGCGACATCAAGTGGCCATCAAGGTGGGATGCGTATTTGAAGATGGAGGGATCAAAAGTGCATTGGTTCTCAATTCTCAACTCTCTCATGGTGATCACTTTCTTGGCCGGCATTGTGCTGGTGATCTTTTTGAGGACAGTTAGGCGGGATCTTACTAGATATGAGGAGCTTGACAAGGAAGCTCAAGCCCAGATGAATGAGGAGTTGTCAGGATGGAAACTTGTCGTCGGTGATGTTTTCCGTGCACCTACTAATCCATCACTTCTGTGTGTGATGGTTGGGGATGGAGTACAGATACTTGGAATGGCAGTTGTGACGATTTTGTTTGCTGCCCTCGGGTTTATGTCCCCTGCATCACGGGGGACACTCATAACTGGTATGCTGTTTTTCTACATGATTCTTGGAATTGCAGCTGGTTATGTTGCTGTTCGCTTGTGGAGGACTATACTTGGTGGAGCTAATAAGGGCTGGTTTTCAGTTGCATGGAGAGTTGCTTGTTTCTTCCCCGGTATTTCTTTCCTTATCCTTACCACTTTGAACTTCTTGTTATGGGGTAGTAAGAGCACAGGAGCTATTCCATTTTCATTGTTTGTTGTACTTATTTTGTTGTGGTTCTGTATCTCCGTTCCCCTTACCCTGGTTGGTGGCTTCTTTGGTGCCAGAGCACCTCCTATTGAATATCCTGTCCGAACCAATCAAATTCCCCGTGAAATCCCAGCTCAGAAATATCCATCTTGGCTTTTGGTTCTTGGGGCCGGTACCCTTCCTTTTGGGACACTTTTCATTGAACTCTTCTTCATAATGTCCAGTATCTGGATGGGTCGTGTATACTATGTTTTCGGATTCTTATTAATTGTTCTGATCCTCTTGGTAGTGGTTTGTGCTGAGGTATCCCTTGTTCTAACTTACATGCATCTCTGTGTCGAGGACTGGAGATGGTGGTGGAAATCCTTCTTCGCTTCTGGTTCTGTTGCCATATACATCTTTCTTTACTCCGTCAATTATCTGATATTCGACCTTAAGAGTTTGAGTGGACCGGTATCCGCCACCCTTTACCTTGGTTATTCACTCTTCATGGTTCTTGCAATCATGCTTGCAACGGGCACTGTTGGATTCCTTTCCTCATTTTGGTTCGTGCATTACCTGTTTTCGTCCGTGAAGCTCGATTAG